The Candidatus Obscuribacterales bacterium genome window below encodes:
- the rpmA gene encoding 50S ribosomal protein L27 has protein sequence MAHKKGTGSTRNGRDSNAQRLGVKRFGGQVVRAGNILIRQRGTKVHPGVNVGRGSDDTLFALVDGVVTFERKGRSRKRVSVYPAMAEA, from the coding sequence ATGGCTCATAAGAAAGGAACAGGCAGTACTCGGAACGGTCGGGACTCTAATGCTCAGCGACTCGGCGTTAAGCGCTTCGGTGGGCAAGTCGTTCGGGCTGGCAACATTTTGATCCGCCAACGAGGCACCAAAGTTCATCCTGGTGTTAACGTGGGTCGCGGCAGTGATGACACACTGTTTGCCCTCGTCGATGGTGTTGTAACCTTCGAACGTAAAGGCCGCAGCCGTAAGCGGGTCAGCGTTTACCCAGCTATGGCTGAAGCTTAG